In Alphaproteobacteria bacterium, one DNA window encodes the following:
- a CDS encoding AAA family ATPase: MNQIALRPFRAAANPSIVQAQASAAEPRAHVIVFGNEKGGSGKSTAAMHVAVALLREGRSVGTIDVDARQGTFTRYFENRRSYNATRAPDMPMPRHHAVLPSTLGTKAEAEADEKARLEVALNELLPSCDFVVVDTPGSDTFLSRHAHTFADTLVTPLNDSFVDLDLLARVDPETFKVVRPSIYAETVWRQRQIRAIAGGRPIDWLVMRNRLSALTARNKRDMSAVLENLSKRIGYRLAAGLSERVIYRELFLKGLTLLDLREEKTGIAMTMSHVAARQEVRDLLAALKLPTLTIEEPPPAATEEAEEA; the protein is encoded by the coding sequence ATGAACCAGATCGCCTTGCGGCCGTTTCGTGCCGCCGCCAATCCCTCGATCGTGCAGGCACAGGCCAGCGCCGCCGAGCCGCGCGCGCATGTCATCGTCTTCGGCAACGAGAAGGGCGGCTCGGGAAAGTCGACCGCCGCGATGCACGTCGCCGTGGCGCTGCTGCGCGAGGGCAGGAGCGTCGGCACCATCGACGTCGACGCGCGCCAGGGCACCTTCACGCGCTATTTCGAGAACCGCCGCAGTTACAACGCCACACGCGCGCCTGACATGCCGATGCCGCGCCACCACGCGGTGCTGCCCAGCACGCTCGGCACCAAGGCGGAAGCCGAGGCCGACGAGAAGGCGCGGCTCGAGGTGGCGCTCAACGAGCTGTTGCCGTCCTGCGATTTCGTCGTCGTCGACACGCCGGGCAGCGACACCTTCCTGTCGCGCCACGCCCATACCTTCGCCGACACGCTGGTGACGCCGCTCAACGACAGCTTCGTCGATCTCGACCTGCTGGCGCGCGTCGATCCGGAGACGTTCAAGGTCGTGCGGCCCAGCATCTACGCCGAGACGGTGTGGCGGCAGCGGCAGATCCGCGCCATCGCCGGCGGCAGGCCGATCGACTGGCTGGTGATGCGCAACCGGCTTTCGGCGCTGACCGCGCGCAACAAGCGCGACATGAGCGCGGTACTGGAGAATCTGTCCAAGCGCATCGGCTATCGCCTCGCCGCGGGCTTGAGCGAGCGCGTGATCTACCGCGAGCTCTTCCTGAAGGGCCTGACGCTCCTCGACCTGCGCGAGGAGAAGACCGGCATCGCCATGACCATGTCGCATGTCGCGGCACGCCAGGAGGTGCGCGACCTGCTGGCGGCGCTGAAGCTGCCGACGCTGACCATCGAGGAGCCGCCGCCGGCGGCGACGGAAGAAGCCGAAGAGGCGTGA
- a CDS encoding LLM class flavin-dependent oxidoreductase — translation MRGDIAFGFQAAPASDVRKSDQDLYREVMEDCALCHRLGYDAAWLLEHHFSDYYPTPSPLLFMAHIAAAFPELSLGTSVLVLPWYHPVRLAEEIAMLNSMTRGTLHLGIGRGTARMEYDAYNVDMNEARARFAECYRILEKGLSGETFSHDGRFWKIDKPIRLRPEPVDKKIHFYGAIGSPASAEVMGELGIAPICLATFPDKLLARILERWRAKAGAKANDAILPISVKLFIADTDEEARALGRRYYPPYFELQCNHYESDANPWADIPEYQDFSRMFANLRKLTDPEELGPFLDSNLVGSVETICRRIDQLAALGFNYFMVSCATPGTPIALRQTMMTRFAEEVCPRYSDAMRRKRAA, via the coding sequence ATGCGTGGTGATATCGCCTTCGGCTTCCAGGCCGCGCCGGCCAGCGATGTGCGCAAGTCCGACCAGGACCTCTATCGCGAGGTGATGGAGGACTGCGCGCTCTGCCACAGGCTCGGCTACGACGCGGCCTGGCTGCTGGAGCATCATTTCAGCGACTACTACCCGACGCCCAGCCCGCTGCTCTTCATGGCGCATATCGCGGCGGCGTTCCCCGAGCTGTCGCTCGGCACCTCGGTCCTCGTGCTGCCCTGGTACCACCCAGTGCGGCTGGCCGAGGAGATCGCCATGCTCAACAGCATGACGAGGGGCACGCTGCATCTCGGTATCGGCCGCGGCACGGCGAGGATGGAGTACGACGCCTACAACGTCGACATGAACGAGGCGCGGGCACGCTTCGCCGAGTGCTACCGCATCCTGGAGAAGGGGCTGAGCGGCGAGACCTTCAGCCATGACGGCCGCTTCTGGAAGATCGACAAGCCGATCCGCCTGCGGCCGGAGCCGGTCGACAAGAAGATCCATTTCTACGGCGCGATCGGCAGCCCGGCCAGCGCCGAGGTGATGGGTGAGCTCGGCATCGCGCCGATCTGCCTGGCGACCTTCCCCGACAAGCTGCTGGCGCGCATCCTCGAGCGCTGGCGGGCGAAGGCCGGCGCCAAGGCCAACGACGCCATCCTGCCGATCTCGGTGAAGCTGTTCATCGCCGACACCGACGAGGAGGCCCGCGCGCTGGGCCGCCGGTACTACCCGCCGTATTTCGAGCTGCAGTGCAATCACTACGAGTCCGACGCCAATCCCTGGGCCGACATCCCGGAGTACCAGGATTTCAGCCGCATGTTCGCCAACCTTCGCAAGCTCACCGACCCCGAAGAACTCGGGCCGTTCCTCGACTCCAATCTGGTCGGCAGCGTCGAGACGATATGCCGGCGCATCGACCAGCTGGCGGCGCTGGGCTTCAACTACTTCATGGTGTCCTGCGCCACGCCAGGCACGCCGATCGCGCTGCGCCAGACGATGATGACGCGCTTCGCCGAGGAGGTCTGCCCGCGCTACTCCGACGCCATGCGCCGCAAGCGCGCGGCCTGA
- a CDS encoding DUF1489 domain-containing protein — protein sequence MPLHLIKLAVGVSDLAHLKSLQAQRRKQRGMAPRTPHWVYTRNTPRRSVDLLDGGSLYWIIKGVMRCRQLLVGFEEDTDDEGRRFCRIKVKRTIVPTAPVAFKAFQGWRYMEDERAPPDLSRGDTADMPADMAAELKRLGLL from the coding sequence ATGCCGCTTCACCTGATCAAGCTCGCCGTCGGCGTCTCCGATCTCGCCCATCTCAAGTCATTGCAGGCCCAGCGTCGCAAGCAGCGCGGCATGGCGCCGCGCACGCCGCACTGGGTTTACACCCGCAACACGCCCAGGCGCTCGGTCGACCTGCTCGACGGTGGCTCGCTCTACTGGATCATCAAGGGCGTGATGCGCTGCCGTCAGCTTCTCGTCGGCTTCGAGGAGGACACCGACGACGAGGGCCGCAGATTCTGCCGCATCAAGGTCAAGCGCACCATCGTGCCGACCGCGCCGGTGGCCTTCAAGGCCTTCCAGGGCTGGCGCTACATGGAGGACGAGCGCGCGCCGCCCGACCTGTCGCGCGGCGATACCGCCGATATGCCGGCGGACATGGCCGCCGAGCTGAAGCGGCTCGGGCTGCTGTGA
- a CDS encoding molybdopterin oxidoreductase family protein, protein MAPDGSARPGKVAEARQKPVLVNSVCPHDCTSTCALEVERLDAHTIGRVHGSRRNTYTAGVICEKVARYSQRVHHPDRLQYPMKRVGPKGSGQFARISWEEALDTVAEQFIAKAARHGSETVWPYFYAGTMGLVQRDGINRLRHVMKYSRWFSTICVTLSDTGWLAGTGFKRGVDMREVDENSDVVVIWGGNPVNTQVNVMHHAMTAKKRGAKLVVVDPYRTGTAEKADMHLAVRPGTDGALAVAVMHVLFKEGYADWDYMRKYADCPDDLAKHVATRTPEWAEKITGVPAAQIVALARLYGSTKKSYIRCHHGFSRSRNGAANMHAVTCLPTVTGAWAVLGGGALYGHTQMYPLNRNLIEGNDHIDMSLRELDQSRLGPILTNDPQALNGGPPVTAMLIQNTNPAMVCPELHLVHKGLSREDLFLCVHEQFPTETAAFADIVLPATTFLEHDDFYTASGHTYFQVTRKVIEPYAESRENHHVICELAKRLGAEHRGFDMTAWEIMDETLKVSGMWDAETNFQKGGQDFVKPFETGHFLDGFENPDKKFHFRPDWKKFGGRWQDMPDLPDHMDVIDNATPEKPYRLVAAPARTFLNSTFTETPGSLSREKRPTALVHPEDCKALGVKSGDRVILGNERGEVLVHVKPQEGHQRGVVIVEGIWPNKHFERKIGINAITSADPGWPNGGAVFHDTAVWLKKA, encoded by the coding sequence ATGGCCCCTGATGGAAGCGCCCGGCCCGGCAAGGTCGCCGAGGCCAGGCAAAAGCCAGTCCTGGTGAACTCCGTCTGCCCGCACGACTGCACCAGCACCTGCGCGCTGGAGGTCGAGCGGCTCGACGCCCACACCATCGGCCGCGTGCACGGCTCGCGGCGCAACACCTACACCGCCGGGGTGATCTGCGAGAAGGTCGCGCGCTACTCCCAGCGCGTGCATCACCCGGACCGGCTGCAGTATCCGATGAAGCGGGTGGGCCCCAAGGGCTCGGGCCAGTTCGCGCGCATCTCCTGGGAGGAGGCGCTCGACACCGTCGCCGAGCAGTTCATCGCCAAGGCCGCGCGGCACGGCAGTGAGACGGTGTGGCCGTACTTCTACGCCGGCACCATGGGCCTGGTGCAGCGCGACGGCATCAATCGCCTGCGCCACGTGATGAAGTACTCGCGCTGGTTCTCGACCATATGCGTCACGCTGTCGGATACCGGCTGGCTGGCCGGCACCGGCTTCAAGCGCGGCGTCGACATGCGCGAGGTCGACGAGAATTCCGACGTGGTGGTGATCTGGGGCGGCAACCCGGTGAACACCCAGGTCAACGTCATGCATCACGCCATGACGGCGAAGAAGCGCGGCGCCAAGCTGGTCGTGGTCGATCCCTACCGCACCGGCACGGCCGAGAAGGCCGACATGCATCTCGCTGTGCGCCCCGGCACCGACGGCGCGCTCGCCGTCGCCGTGATGCACGTGCTGTTCAAGGAGGGCTACGCCGACTGGGACTACATGCGCAAATACGCCGATTGTCCCGACGACCTCGCGAAGCATGTCGCGACGCGCACGCCGGAGTGGGCGGAGAAGATCACCGGCGTCCCGGCGGCGCAGATCGTGGCGCTTGCGCGCCTCTACGGTTCGACGAAGAAGAGCTACATCCGCTGCCATCACGGTTTCAGTCGCTCGCGCAACGGCGCGGCCAACATGCATGCGGTGACCTGCCTGCCGACGGTGACGGGCGCCTGGGCCGTGCTTGGCGGCGGCGCACTATACGGCCACACGCAGATGTATCCGCTCAACCGCAACCTGATCGAGGGCAACGACCATATCGACATGTCGCTGCGCGAGCTCGACCAGTCGCGCCTGGGCCCGATCCTCACCAACGATCCGCAGGCGCTCAATGGCGGGCCGCCGGTGACGGCGATGCTGATCCAGAACACCAATCCGGCGATGGTCTGTCCCGAGCTGCACCTCGTGCACAAGGGCCTGTCGCGCGAGGACCTGTTCCTCTGCGTGCACGAGCAGTTCCCGACCGAGACGGCGGCCTTCGCCGACATCGTGCTGCCGGCCACGACCTTCCTCGAGCACGACGACTTCTACACCGCCTCGGGCCACACCTATTTCCAGGTGACCAGGAAGGTCATCGAGCCCTATGCCGAGAGCCGCGAGAACCACCATGTGATCTGCGAGCTCGCCAAGCGCCTGGGTGCCGAGCATCGCGGCTTCGACATGACGGCGTGGGAGATCATGGACGAGACGCTCAAGGTGTCGGGCATGTGGGACGCCGAGACCAACTTCCAGAAGGGCGGCCAGGATTTCGTCAAGCCGTTCGAGACCGGCCACTTCCTCGACGGCTTCGAGAACCCGGACAAGAAGTTCCACTTCCGCCCCGACTGGAAGAAGTTCGGCGGCCGCTGGCAGGACATGCCTGACCTGCCCGACCACATGGACGTGATCGACAACGCCACGCCGGAAAAGCCTTACCGCCTGGTCGCGGCGCCGGCGCGCACCTTCCTGAACTCGACCTTCACCGAGACGCCGGGCTCGCTCAGCCGCGAGAAGCGGCCGACGGCGCTGGTCCATCCCGAGGACTGCAAGGCGCTGGGCGTGAAATCGGGCGACCGCGTGATCCTCGGCAACGAGCGCGGCGAGGTGCTGGTGCACGTCAAGCCGCAGGAGGGCCACCAGCGCGGCGTGGTGATCGTCGAGGGCATCTGGCCCAACAAGCACTTCGAACGCAAGATCGGCATCAACGCCATCACCAGCGCCGATCCGGGCTGGCCCAATGGCGGCGCGGTGTTCCACGACACGGCGGTGTGGCTGAAGAAGGCATAG
- a CDS encoding AMP-binding protein, translating into MIPPGRSYEQAQAEFRWPRPARFNIARAVCDRHPAASLAMIVENADGSVRTWTFGELNRASARLANALKARGVSKRDRVGVFLSQGAELAIGHLACYRMGAIALPLFTLFGEEAVEYRAANAGICALLTDMSQLPKVLAVRERLPELKTIIVIGAGRHAADFLDYDMLVDAASDSFPAVDTDAEDPALLIYTSGTTGQPKGALHAHRMLLGVITAINQWADFWPRGNEVMWTPAEWAWIAGLYDALFPAWYYGTPVLAHRFAKFDPERAFHMLDKHRVGVAFIPPTALKMMRQVENPRQRFDYDVRCVYTGGEAMGEELLQWGRDVFGSTISEGYGQTEMNLMLLNSPNWFPVRPGSCGRAAIGRRVAIVDSQGKVLSHGEEGQIAGWRHDPVVMLEYWRNPEGTAKKYAGDWLLTGDLGRMDDEGYVFFKSRDDDVITSGGYRIGPGEIEECLIRHPAVAMAGVVGIPDPVRTEIVKAFVQLRPGVTGDEALKRDIADYVKTRLAAHEYPREVEFLDTLPLTTTGKILRRELKRMDAERKGRP; encoded by the coding sequence ATGATTCCGCCGGGCCGCAGCTACGAGCAGGCGCAGGCCGAGTTCCGCTGGCCGAGGCCGGCGCGCTTCAACATCGCGCGCGCCGTGTGCGACCGCCACCCGGCCGCGTCGTTGGCCATGATCGTCGAAAACGCCGACGGCTCGGTGCGTACCTGGACGTTCGGCGAGCTCAACCGTGCCAGCGCGCGGCTGGCCAATGCGCTGAAGGCGCGCGGCGTCAGCAAGCGCGACCGTGTCGGCGTGTTCCTGTCGCAGGGCGCCGAGCTGGCGATCGGCCATCTTGCCTGCTACCGCATGGGCGCGATCGCACTGCCGCTGTTCACCTTGTTCGGCGAGGAGGCGGTCGAGTATCGCGCCGCCAATGCCGGCATCTGCGCCCTGCTCACCGACATGTCGCAGCTGCCCAAGGTGCTGGCGGTGCGCGAGCGGCTGCCCGAGCTGAAGACCATCATCGTCATCGGCGCCGGCAGGCACGCGGCCGACTTCCTCGACTACGACATGCTGGTCGATGCCGCATCGGACTCGTTCCCCGCTGTCGACACGGATGCCGAGGACCCGGCGCTGCTGATCTACACCTCAGGCACGACCGGTCAGCCCAAGGGCGCGCTGCATGCCCATCGCATGCTGCTGGGCGTGATCACGGCGATCAACCAGTGGGCCGATTTCTGGCCCAGGGGAAACGAGGTGATGTGGACGCCGGCGGAATGGGCATGGATCGCCGGTCTCTACGATGCGCTGTTCCCCGCCTGGTACTACGGCACGCCGGTGCTGGCGCATCGCTTCGCCAAGTTCGACCCCGAGCGCGCCTTCCACATGCTCGACAAGCACCGCGTCGGCGTCGCCTTCATCCCGCCCACGGCGCTCAAGATGATGCGCCAGGTCGAGAACCCGCGGCAGCGCTTCGACTACGACGTGCGCTGCGTCTACACCGGCGGCGAGGCGATGGGCGAGGAGCTGCTGCAATGGGGCCGCGATGTCTTCGGCTCGACCATCTCGGAGGGCTACGGCCAGACCGAGATGAACCTGATGCTGCTGAACTCGCCCAACTGGTTCCCGGTCAGGCCCGGCTCCTGCGGCCGCGCCGCGATCGGCCGCAGGGTCGCGATCGTCGACAGCCAGGGCAAGGTCCTGTCGCATGGCGAGGAAGGCCAGATCGCCGGCTGGCGGCACGATCCGGTGGTCATGCTGGAGTACTGGCGCAACCCCGAGGGCACGGCGAAGAAGTATGCCGGCGACTGGCTGCTGACCGGCGATCTCGGCCGCATGGACGACGAGGGCTACGTCTTCTTCAAGAGCCGCGACGACGACGTGATCACCTCGGGCGGCTATCGCATCGGGCCGGGCGAGATCGAGGAGTGTTTGATCAGGCATCCGGCGGTGGCGATGGCCGGCGTCGTCGGCATCCCCGACCCGGTGCGCACCGAGATCGTCAAGGCATTCGTGCAGCTGCGTCCGGGCGTCACCGGCGACGAGGCGCTGAAGCGCGACATCGCTGACTACGTCAAGACGCGGCTGGCGGCGCACGAGTATCCGCGCGAGGTCGAGTTCCTCGACACCTTGCCGCTGACCACCACCGGCAAGATCCTGCGCCGCGAGCTCAAACGCATGGATGCCGAGCGCAAGGGACGGCCATAG